From the genome of Candidatus Nitrosocosmicus oleophilus, one region includes:
- a CDS encoding UBP-type zinc finger domain-containing protein — protein MTQICEHIDKSNKKELTPSTIGCEECQNEGKNWVALRMCLTCGHVGCCDSSVGLHARKHFENHKHPVMVELPKKSWKWCYEHESYG, from the coding sequence ATGACACAAATATGTGAACATATTGATAAATCTAACAAGAAGGAATTGACACCAAGCACCATAGGATGCGAAGAATGTCAAAATGAAGGAAAGAATTGGGTTGCATTACGAATGTGTCTTACTTGCGGTCATGTCGGTTGTTGCGATTCTTCGGTCGGACTTCATGCTAGGAAACACTTTGAGAATCACAAACATCCAGTTATGGTAGAACTGCCAAAAAAATCGTGGAAATGGTGCTATGAACATGAATCATATGGTTGA
- a CDS encoding DUF354 domain-containing protein, with translation MKIWFDILTPKQIMFFKPAISILQTQGHEVLCTSRNYREANELSRLMGLNLLMIGNHGGSDLYDKLFQSSKRIMKLAKIISKFSPDLVISFSSPEASRVSFGLGINHIGFNDSPHAEAVARLTIPLLTKLFSPSVIPISAWKKYGISSNQVIQYKGLDPVAWLSRDIDETTFRLNGRKRPRVGKDFEFLKGLKIDHSRKTILIRLEESKAAYISNKNLRVRPLDLVDFVVNNFADNTTIIILCRYPDQITEMSKRFRNKAIVLRQVVDGVKLLRNIDIFVGAGGTMTAESALLGKPTISIAPIQFYIDDYLRKIGLVIQASSPLQIDKLLKSFLDDEQECILIQNRAARILNKMEDPIEKLVKYVSTIDKK, from the coding sequence GTGAAGATTTGGTTTGACATTTTGACTCCAAAACAAATAATGTTTTTTAAACCTGCGATTAGTATATTGCAAACCCAGGGTCATGAGGTCTTATGTACATCACGAAATTACAGAGAAGCCAATGAATTATCACGATTAATGGGATTGAATCTTTTGATGATTGGTAACCATGGAGGATCAGATCTTTATGATAAACTCTTTCAAAGTTCAAAGCGAATTATGAAGCTGGCTAAAATAATTTCAAAATTTTCACCTGATTTGGTGATCAGTTTTTCATCTCCTGAAGCTTCGAGAGTTTCTTTTGGTTTGGGAATAAATCACATTGGTTTCAATGATTCACCACATGCAGAAGCTGTTGCAAGATTAACTATCCCATTGTTAACAAAGTTGTTTTCTCCCTCTGTCATACCTATTTCCGCTTGGAAAAAATATGGCATATCCTCTAACCAAGTCATTCAGTATAAGGGCTTAGATCCTGTTGCATGGTTGAGCCGAGACATTGATGAAACCACCTTCCGACTGAACGGTAGGAAACGACCACGTGTAGGTAAAGATTTTGAATTCTTGAAAGGGTTAAAGATAGATCACTCTCGAAAAACTATCCTGATAAGACTTGAAGAATCAAAGGCTGCCTACATTTCTAACAAGAATTTGCGAGTACGACCATTAGATCTAGTAGATTTTGTTGTAAATAATTTTGCAGATAATACTACCATCATTATTCTATGTAGATATCCAGATCAAATTACAGAAATGTCCAAAAGATTCAGAAATAAGGCCATTGTATTGAGACAAGTTGTTGATGGAGTTAAATTACTACGTAATATTGATATTTTTGTTGGTGCAGGGGGCACAATGACTGCAGAGTCTGCACTACTCGGTAAACCCACTATTTCAATAGCTCCAATTCAGTTCTATATTGATGACTATTTAAGAAAAATTGGATTGGTTATTCAAGCTTCTAGTCCATTACAAATTGACAAATTATTGAAATCATTCTTAGACGATGAACAAGAATGCATTTTAATACAAAACCGTGCCGCACGGATTTTGAATAAAATGGAAGATCCGATTGAAAAACTCGTAAAATATGTATCTACAATTGATAAAAAATAG